One genomic window of Gossypium hirsutum isolate 1008001.06 chromosome D11, Gossypium_hirsutum_v2.1, whole genome shotgun sequence includes the following:
- the LOC107911646 gene encoding trafficking protein particle complex subunit 12, whose translation MDEPSPPTNQFGSLNDVAHELASLEDLASRGSWRSILDKVSRARSLNLLSNPHDHLIYLTYNVLALSKLRRFADASTDLDTLDDFNSHYYKYETYPQLYPNRSGSMLPFSLRFIHAQLPIKLGNRQEGLDRFYSLLNFIRQKIKEKESNNLHDSVKIWKRRENFVLNCLIGHHLGDKEFILCLDLIKDMINRDYLDPLLVSKLGYIQMQIGDIEGAKGSFNHVETMLNEGKNDGYSFLSEVQFKNLVNRNKALVYVVGKDYVSAVREYEECIERDHTDVVAINNKALCLMYLRDLSDSIKVLENALERVPTRALNETLVVNLCSMYELAYVNHSEIKRTLNNWIVHVAPDDFDASCIRV comes from the coding sequence ATGGACGAACCATCACCTCCGACGAACCAATTCGGATCTCTGAACGACGTAGCCCACGAGCTCGCCTCGCTCGAAGACCTCGCTAGTCGTGGCTCATGGCGCTCCATTCTCGACAAAGTTTCCCGAGCCCGTTCCCTCAACCTCCTAAGTAACCCCCACGACCACCTTATCTACCTCACCTACAACGTTCTCGCCCTCTCGAAACTACGACGTTTCGCCGACGCTTCGACCGACCTCGACACTCTCGACGACTTCAACAGTCACTATTATAAGTACGAAACTTACCCTCAACTTTACCCCAACCGGTCTGGTTCGATGCTTCCTTTCTCTCTTCGGTTCATCCACGCTCAGCTGCCGATCAAGCTCGGGAATCGCCAAGAAGGGTTAGATCGGTTTTATagtttgcttaattttattcgtcagaaaataaaagagaaagaaagcaaTAATCTACATGATTCTgtcaaaatttggaaaagaagGGAAAATTTTGTTCTGAATTGTTTAATTGGGCATCATTTGGGAGATAAGGAATtcattttgtgtttagatttgATCAAGGATATGATTAATCGTGATTATTTAGATCCACTCTTAGTTTCAAAATTAGGGTATATTCAGATGCAGATTGGTGATATTGAAGGGGCAAAAGGGTCATTTAACCATGTAGAGACGATGTTAAATGAAGGGAAGAATGATGGGTATTCGTTCTTGAGTGAAGTTCAATTTAAGAACCTTGTGAATAGAAACAAGGCCTTGGTTTATGTGGTGGGCAAAGATTATGTTTCTGCGGTGAGGGAATATGAGGAGTGTATCGAAAGGGATCATACGGATGTTGTTGCGATTAATAATAAGGCACTTTGTTTGATGTATTTGAGAGATTTGTCTGATTCCATTAAGGTATTGGAGAATGCACTTGAAAGGGTTCCTACGAGGGCATTGAATGAGACCCTGGTGGTCAATTTGTGTAGTATGTATGAGTTGGCATATGTCAATCACTCAGAGATTAAGAGGACTTTGAATAATTGGATTGTACATGTTGCTCCCGATGATTTTGATGCATCTTGTATCAGGGTTTGA
- the LOC107911648 gene encoding 60S ribosomal protein L30: MVASKKTKKTHESINNRLALVMKSGKYTLGYKTVLKSLRSSKGKLIIISNNCPPLRKSEIEYYAMLCKVGVHHYNGNNNDLGTACGKYFRASCLSIVDPGDSDIIKSLPGDH; the protein is encoded by the exons ATGGTGGCCAGCAAGAAAACG AAGAAGACCCATGAGAGCATCAACAACAGGTTGGCTCTCGTTATGAAGAGTGGGAAATACACTCTTGGTTATAAAACAGTGCTTAAGTCCCTCAGGAGCTCCAAAG GGAAATTGATTATCATTTCGAACAATTGTCCACCGCTGAGGAAATCTGAGATTGAATACTATGCAATGCTCTGTAAAGTTGGAGTTCACCATTACAATGGAA ACAATAATGATCTAGGAACTGCTTGTGGGAAATACTTCCGTGCATCCTGCTTGAGTATTGTCGACCCCG GTGATTCTGACATCATCAAGTCTCTTCCAGGTGACCACTAA
- the LOC107911647 gene encoding glutathione hydrolase 1 — MSFLRLLCTSIAFLFVLLSPAASNISSSTKRRREEVVAHRGAVATDDGRCSKIGVDVLRIGGHAVDAAVAASLCLGVVSPASSGIGGGAFMLLREANGKAQAFDMRETAPLKASMNMYAGNATLKATGALSVAVPGELAGLHKAWKQHGRLPWEQLVKPAEILARKGFKISPYLRTQMESSKSAILADKGLREVFTSNGELLQVGDICYNKKLAETLRKISIYGTKPFYNGSIGLNLVRDIQRAGGIMTLDDLKRYEVKMREPISANILGLKVLSMPPPSSGGVSMVLALNILTQYAVPSGLLGSLGIHRLIESLKHAFAVRMNLGDPEFVDVSKFVTDMISLEFAKKLKSTIYDNMTFGPNHYGGRWRWSQVHDHGTSHISIADSDQNAVSMTTTVNAYFGSKILSPSTGIVLNNEMDDFSMPINSSRNTPPPAPPNFIRPGKKPLSSMAPTIVLKDEKLKGVVGASGGSNIIAATTEVFLNHFARGMDPLSSVMAPRIYHQLIPNVVMYENWTTVTGDHFEVSSSIRSDLQKKGHTLRGLAGGAISQFIVHKLEGRKGKGSSGKLVAVSDPRKGGIPAGF, encoded by the exons ATGTCAT TTCTAAGATTGTTATGCACCTCCATTGCATTTCTATTTGTTCTGTTGTCGCCTGCTGCTTCAAATATAAGTAGTTCTACCAAACGGAGACGAGAGGAAGTCGTTGCGCATCGAGGTGCTGTTGCTACTGACGATGGCCGATGTTCGAAAATTGGGGTTGATGTTCTTCGGATCGGAGGTCATGCAGTTGATGCAGCGGTGGCTGCTTCGCTGTGCTTGGGCGTTGTAAGCCCTGCATCGAGTGGCATAGGTGGAGGAGCCTTTATGCTACTAAGGGAAGCTAATGGGAAAGCACAAGCATTTGATATGAGAGAAACAGCGCCATTGAAAGCTTCCATG AACATGTATGCTGGAAATGCTACTTTAAAGGCAACGGGAGCTCTCTCTGTAGCAGTGCCAGGGGAACTTGCAGGCCTTCACAAAGCTTGGAAACAACATGGGAGGCTTCCATGGGAACAGCTCGTGAAACCGGCCGAGATTCTTGCTCGAAAAGGGTTCAAGATTTCGCCATATCTCCGAACTCAGATGGAAAGTTCGAAATCAGCAATATTGGCAGATAAAGGGCTCCGAGAGGTCTTCACATCAAATGGGGAGCTTCTGCAAGTAGGTGACATATGTTACAACAAGAAACTAGCAGAAACTCTTCGAAAGATTTCAATATACGGTACCAAGCCATTCTATAATGGATCCATTGGATTGAATCTGGTAAGAGATATTCAAAGAGCTGGAGGGATAATGACATTAGATGACTTGAAGAGGTACGAAGTTAAAATGAGGGAACCAATCTCAGCTAATATTCTAGGCCTTAAAGTTCTTAGTATGCCACCTCCTTCCTCTGGGGGTGTTTCAATGGTGCTT GCATTGAACATTCTTACACAGTATGCAGTCCCTTCCGGTCTTTTGGGGTCGCTTGGAATCCATAGATTAATCGAATCCTTGAAGCATGCATTTGCTGTGAGGATGAATTTAGGTGATCCAGAATTCGTCGATGTTTCGAAATTCGTAACTGATATGATCTCTCTTGAGTTTGCAAAGAAGTTGAAGAGCACAATCTATGACAACATGACTTTTGGCCCCAATCACTACGGTGGAAG GTGGAGGTGGAGCCAAGTTCATGATCATGGAACTAGTCATATATCCATTGCTGATAGCGATCAAAACGCAGTTTCTATGACTACTACAGTAAATGCATATTTTGGATCAAAAATACTGTCGCCAAGTACTGGAATAGTCCTCAATAATGAAATGGATGACTTCTCCATGCCTATAAACAGTTCCAGAAATACGCCTCCACCAGCACCACCCAACTTCATCCGCCCAGGGAAAAAGCCTTTATCGTCTATGGCACCCACTATTGTGTTGAAG GATGAGAAGTTGAAAGGAGTGGTTGGTGCAAGTGGGGGATCCAATATCATTGCAGCGACTACTGAGGTTTTCTTGAACCATTTCGCTCGAGGGATGGATCCGCTCTCGTCTGTAATGGCTCCCAGGATCTACCATCAG CTGATACCCAATGTGGTGATGTACGAGAATTGGACGACAGTGACTGGAGATCACTTCGAAGTTTCAAGTAGCATCAGGAGTGACCTTCAAAAGAAGGGTCATACTTTACGAGGCCTAGCCGGTGGGGCGATTAGCCAATTTATAGTTCATAAATTGGAAGGTCGTAAGGGCAAGGGAAGCAGTGGAAAACTTGTGGCAGTCAGTGACCCTAGAAAAGGAGGGATCCCTGCTGGTTTCTGA